The DNA segment GCAATTCGTTGGACTTTCATTATCTTTGCTGGGATGGGTTTTATCCATTATTACAACTTATTTGCCATACTGGAAAAACCTCAACCtggacttaaatgaaatggaaaactggACCATGGGGCTCTGGCAAACGTGCGTCATccaggaggaagtggggatgCAGTGCAAGGACTTTGATTCCTTCCTGGCTTTGCCTGCCGAACTCAGGGGCTCCAGGATTCTCATGTTCCTGTCAAACGGGCTGGGGCTCCTGGGCCTGCTGGTCTCGGGGTTTGGACTGGACTGCTTGAGAATTGGAGAGAGACAGCCAGCCTGCAAGAAGCGACTGCTGATCCTGGGAGGACTTCTGTTCTGGACGGCGGGCATCACGACCGTCGTGCCGGTCTCCTGGGTGGCCCACCTGATCGTCCGGGAGTTCTGGGATGAGACTATCCCAGAGATTGTGCCCAGGTGGGAGTTCGGGGAAGCCCTCTTTCTCGGGTGGTTTGCtggattctctctcctcctaggAGGGTGTCTGCTCCACTGTGCAGCCTGCTCGaccccagctcctccagcctcgGGCCACTATGCAGTGGCAGAAATGCATAGTCCATACCTGGAAAATGGAACTGCAGATCCTAAAGTGTAAGACTTGGACAAGACCAGAGAGCCGCATCTTTCTACATCAACTGCGATGTAGGCTCTACATGACAAAGGGGTCTTTGTTATGTAACTAAATCTGTGCTGGTCACAATTTCTCACCGAACGACTACTTTTCTATCCAAGAtcacccccccttcccctccaaATCTGGAGAAGAGGCAAATCTTGTACCTAAAAGAAACTTACTACGGTAAGCATTACATAGGTATGAGCAAAAATAATCCATTGATCTGGCTATTTAAATCAAAATGTGGTGATGGTTATCCAATATAGTTGGTACTAAGCTTTAATGTGTTAATTCTGTATcagaatcttttttgtttttgttggtacCTGGACATGATAATGAGTTtgtttcctaaagaaaaaaatgaacaatctgaaatcTTTTAAGCATTCTACACTAGCAAAACCACATGTTAAGCCTATCCCAGAGTGTTATTGACACAACAATGACTTTGGTTTTCTTTGAACAGAGGTGGTTTGTGTTCAGAAAATTACTAGGCACCCTATGTGACAGGATTTTATGAGGCTGAAAGTTTTTGGTACATCAAGATACTCTCAGATTAAAAATACTGGCCAATTTCCTCTTGTCTCTTCCTTCAAAAGCTTcatatttaaaaaagataattccaAAAGTATTCTGCCTGGTATCCAGGTTCTGCAGTTCATGTGCCCCAATAGAAATTCTCCCTTgttcaattaaaaattataagcatGGGGATATATACTTTAGTGATGAACCAACAGAGAGGCTGGTTCTCACCCACAAAAGCCTATTGCCTAACTTTCCCACAGCACAGGAGGCATATCTAAGCAAAGAAAAAGTAAGTGTTTATGCATATGCATGAATTTGATAGAAAGGCACTAGGTAAACAGACTTGATGTTAGCTCAATATTGCTTCATGTGACGTGGTATACATAGCCTAAGAGGGATTAAGAAAAACAGGCCTGAGTTAAGGTCTAGAGAGATTTCTGCGAAGACCaatttatttggttttatttattaagTAACACTTTTcttgaatgtattttttaaaaaatggtaacacTCAGTAGTACCAAAACATATGTATTGACATGTGAGAACTTTAACAGATGAAAATTTGACAGGTGCAATTAGTAAGACACAAAGCAGTAGGAGTGGAACCAAAACCGTCAATTAAACATTTTGCATTTAGGCTTCTCAATTCTTTCACTCCTTAGGAAGGTTGGGAACAACAAGAAAGCCATTTATACGTTAACAATGAAAGGAGGATTATTACGACTTAATGTTATTTCAGGGACAAACTGCTTCCTATAAAATTGCGCCCACAGGACACGAACACGATCTTGGCCACACCTTGGCGTTACTGGTTTGCAGCATTATTTCCCTGGCAAGAATCCTCCtatatacacaatgaaaaaatatttctgagctCCGCCGGTGATAAGACACTGTCACACTTCTTTTCACAGCAACCGAAAGGCAGGAGTTAGTTTGGCTAAAGCTCGCAGGACTTGACAATGGCTGTAGTAGTTAGAACCGTGGCACAATTAGCTGGACTTTCACTATCTTTGCTGGGATGGGTTTTATCCTGTCTTACAAACTACCTGCCACAATGGAAAAACCTCAACCtggacttaaatgaaatggaaaactggACCATGGGGCTCTGGCAAACGTGCGTCATccaggaggaagtggggatgCAGTGCAAGGACTTTGATTCCTTCCTGGCTTTGCCTGCCGAACTCAGGGGCTCCAGGATTCTCATGTTCCTGTCAAACGGGCTGGGGCTCCTGGGCCTGCTGGTCTCGGGGTTTGGACTGGACTGCTTGAGAATTGGAGAGAGACAGCCAGCCTGCAAGAAGCGACTGCTGATCCTGGGAGGACTTCTGTTCTGGACGGCGGGCATCACGACCGTCGTGCCGGTCTCCTGGGTGGCCCACCTGATCGTCCGGGAGTTCTGGGATGAGACTATCCCAGAGATTGTGCCCAGGTGGGAGTTCGGGGAAGCCCTCTTTCTCGGGTGGTTTGCtggattctctctcctcctaggAGGGTGTCTGCTCCACTGTGCAGCCTGCTCGACCCAAGCTCCTCCAGCCTTGggccaccatgctgtggcagaaatgCAATATCCCCATCAACACCTGGAGATGAAAAACGCCCACCTGGAAATCTAAGCCAGCGGGATCAGAGGTGTCCACTCCTCAGGTGTCAACTCTGGATGTGGTAGGATTTCTTGCTACAAAGTCACCCATTCACTATGCTTTTCATTTcctaaaatgtgttttttcctgTGGCCATTAGCTTCTTAAGCTATAATTTCTTTCTAAGATGGTAAGCCACTTTTCTACTCTGAGACCAAAGCCAATCAAGACTTAATAGTAATCATACTCATTACTGCGGATGagtttcctcagttgtaaaaaAGATCCAGTGATTGCACAGAACtggtaaataaaacattatattagtACTTACACATCTTTGAAGGTGTTATTCATAGAGATGAATCATTTTGGCAATTGGAAATGTTACTGCTAATCATTTACTTCTTCCAACTGTTCAAGATCACCTATTACATAAAACCAAAGTCTTGCAGCATATTTATGTAAAATGCATGACATCtgattatactaaaaaaatttgcTGGCTCTTTGAAAGCTTGAGAAGTGAGAGACATGGACACATCATCTTATTTCTAATTGGAGACTTCAGTGCCTCCATGGAACCTTTTCCAAAAGTCAGCCACATTCACCCACACCGCCTTTACTATGTCAGAAGCAGAGGAGGGCAATCCTGTGTTCTGGAAGATTCATGAAAAATCTACCATGCAGATGTGCTTTGGCTTCTGGGTCCTGTGCTCTCCAGCAGACGGCcaacgccccctccacccctggcgGCCCCTGGCTCTGGGGAGCAGACACAGGGGGCGCTGCGGGTCAGGACCTGGGTGTGTGGGAGAGAACCTGTGGGGACCTCTGCCCAGGGCCGCTGAGCACACTGCTGGTCTGGGCAGTGGGATGACAGAGCTCATATCCTGGAGCCTTTTGTTTTACTCGCACAACGACAATACTCCATCTTTTTTTTATCAGCAGTGCATAGCGTTCAACCAAGAACTATTCACAATAAACTGCTGGCTTGGGGAATTCTTCATGAAAGATTTTATATTTGCTCAGTACATGGTTCACATAAACTCTTGTGTTTGCGCCAATCAGGGGAATTGACTGAACAATAAATGACACTGAGGTAAAGTATTAGGCAATATgtgtctttgtttaaaaaaaaaaacccactgaatATTTTTCCACccacaaacacatgaaaagtgcAGAAACCAAAGTTAATCTATGTGATGTATTTGCATACTTTTACAAACAAGacaaattaaaacagaaacatattcAGAATTTAACCTGATTAAATATTTAGTTCAGTCCTGAGCTTTTGATATTTAATACAATATAGATAaagtaatagcaaaaaaaaattttaaatttatttgatttgCATGCTACAGAGATTCAGCTAAATGTTGTTCTTTTGGCTAGCAATATTCTTTTTGTACCTGTAACACTTAGATTCTGATATACAAAATTGTAATAACATACTGATAACTCAAACTTGAGAACTAAATATTACATTCTTTTTACCCTGTGCAGAATAAattctacctttaaaaaatagtatttataatattaaaatttgtaTTGTCCATATGGTTTTGTGATCaagttattaaaatgttttgtcaCTGTGAATCATTTGGGTTAGTACAAATATGACAGGATTGTTAAAAGCTGCCTATAAATACATAACACTATTGCTGATTTTTAAAGTGTGGAAAAGGattacattaaaatatgtttgaCTCTCATGTTAGAAATGagcaaattttataaaataaaaccaaaagcatcTTGGTCACAACTGTTGACTACCAGCCTGAGacagattttattcttttatacttGTCTGAAACTTTTTGTATTACAAAAAGTTAACAGCTAATCTGATGAAGATTTATAAAGCTGTAAATATTCCAATATAGCCTCTTCTATGTCAAACATTTAAAATGGCCAGAACCGAACTATATATTAAACAGAACATAAATAAGAccgtaaataaataaatgaagaaaataaaatcgtACGGTACAACTACACATAATTCTATAAACATTTTCATGGTCAAACTAAGAAGCTGAAAACAGCTGACCTTCATTTAACTCTACATTAAATAAACTTCTTTCACATTTGACCTTGACCAGGATGAATGGTACTCTTCCTCTAGTTTGCCTTAGTCCTCTGATAGAATGAACTGGGCCGTCCTGAAGCACTGCGCTCAGTCACTTCATGAGGCTGGGTTTGTTCATAGTGTCACGTCCAGTTACAGCTTCAAAGACATTGGTATATAAGTGGTGGGACacttaggaaaaaataattaaggttCTAGGCTCAGAAATTGCTTAATTTGAATTTTGATTCTGATAAAAGGAACTTTCCAAAATATAATtacttggaagaaaataaaaattcttgctAATGACGGTTCTAGCTTAGTCTTAGAACtcatgggggtgtgtgtgtgtgtgtgtgtgtgtgtgtttttaagggGCCACTTCCTTTAAGAtgatatttgcatttctaaaaaaaaagatttagtttGCTATATAAGATGGCCAAACAAAAACGGCCTCTTTCAGTAAAACAGACTGAGTAATAAGTATGATTTAAATCGCATAAGTACTTCTTATTTTAGAAGCCTTTATGCTGGCAGAGCTACACTGGGGACCTGTTTCTTTAAGAAGTGCCTGGGCCGGGTAAGCTAAAATTCTACTGGAGGACACTTGAGTCTGTTTATGTCTCTAAACTTGTTCATCTAGAATGGTGTTTTTTAAACCAATGACTTAGCCTATACTTGAAATTAATAATCTCCCCAGGCATACTCCTTTCTTTGCCTCCCAATTCCTTACCATAAATTATAGCTGGGATCCCCCAAACATGAGAGCTGCAAAGTAATTTCCAGTAAATGTCAGAAATCTGTTTAAtaaagtatctttttaaatttttggcaaCTTTGATTCAATCAAGATAGCCTTTCCTTTGTTCCTGGTTTCACCAAATAAGTGCTGATGCAAATCCCTCTGCATCTCCAGGAGTTTGTCCTCAGAGGCAGCCACCACATTCTTCTAGTTGGCACCATCCTCACACCTCGGACGAAACGGTATTGGTGCCACCCAGAAACTCACATGTGAACGCTTGTGCAAAGTCAGGCTGAGTTAGAAGCAGCAGCTGCTCATCTGATGAGTGTTTTAGTGTATTTCAGGGTAACTGGCATTCTCCTCGCATCTCCCTCCCCTCAGTGTCATAAATGACAAGAACTTCAGTGAGGCCAGGAGTATTGCTCCTTCGCATTCTTATATTCTTGCGCTcagcattttgtttctgttttctttagacaaatagaaaaggacaaaaaggaaACTGTTTGACGGAAGCAAAGCGTTCCCACACAGGTGACAGAAATGAGCGCCGCACCTGTTTCAGGTGGGCCGGGAGCTCTGTACTGAAGCTCATGCTTCATGTTGAACTTCACACTGCACGAGCTGCTCTCGAGCACAAAACAGCACAGGGCGCCACTGCCATCTGCACAGTGTGCTCATGAGAACACACAGGAAAAGCGAGCACCACCTCCCGCTAAATCGAGCTTGCTCTCAACACTCGGTTCCATGGGATACACACTGGGGACCGCCTCTAGTCCATCTTCACTAAATAAAGCCCACTGGCCATACACACATACTGTACAACACTTGCGTACAAGATTACCCCATTTTggttatctgattttttttgtcttttttaaacaTACAAGAATTACATTCAAGGTGCTTTACAAATTGACATGTTGAAAATCTGATGTGAAAGAAAAGCTCTTTAAGAGTTGACATgtatattacaaaaaaaaaacccaccaaaacccctaaaaacaaaacaaatgttcaGTCTTTCGCCCTCCCTAAGAAATGAACgagtgaaaaaataatttcttcagcAATGTAAATGTAATCATACGTCATCAGCCGGCAGGGACGGGATGCTGATCTTGGCCCTGGTGAAGTAGGCAATCTTCTCCCTAGAGTCAGGGGTGAGAAATAAACCCGCtgaaatacgatggagaaagtaCCTGTGACCGTAAAGACAGTCCCAAGAATGCCAGCGCAGCCTGTATGAGCCCGGCTCGGAGACCTTTTCCTTGGGTAGAACCCCGTGACACTGAAGGTCGCCTTCGCCTCTTTACTGTGGACAGACAGAACGGTAGCTCTGGCTGACGGGAACCCGCCTACAGGCCAAGGCAGTTAGTTCCCTTCCAGGATGCCCAATGGAAGGCAGTTCCAAACCACCGGGGGCCCGTTCGGGTGGGTTCTAAACCAGGCAGTAGAGGAGTCAAGAGGGCCAAGATCCCGCAAAACTTCTCAGGATAGTTTCTCACAGAAACTGTCTCACAGAAAAGTACACGGTACTGGGAAATTCTTTGAAATCAACACGACGCTAAGGTAAGGGTGACTGGACAGGTGATACCATGGCTCCAGTGAAGGGAAAGGAGGAACCTGTCATAAAGGTTAGTCCATCCTGCATCCTGAGGCGGAGATAAGGACACACGACCTGAAAGGGGGAGGCtcagaaagaaaggggcagaatGGCTCTCAGAGGTTAGGagagtgttaaaaaaaatatggttttaGGGTTATATGGCTACCAAAGGCAGGGTCAACATGTGTGTTTTTCTACGAAACCTTCATGTGGTTCAGTGTCCCGTCAGCACACATTTACTGAGGCGTGTTACCCACGCGGCGCACGTCGGTAGCCATAAGGGAGGATGCAGCATGGGCTCTGCTCTGAGAAACGGACAGTCTAGGTGAGGAGAAGTGTGGGGTAAGAAGCCAGAATGGAGGTGGCAGTGCTCCAAAGaccaagggaaggagagagaagaaaaggaagagtgaaAAAACTGTGGAAATTGgaatgagttattttttgtggTACAGCATCCTTTCGATTGGTTCAATTGCATAAAAGATAAAGATAGGAATTAGAAAAGGCAAGTGAGCATGGTCATGATGTCCTTGAAGGCCATAAGGCAGAGCTGAAAACTGGGGACCCGTGCCTGAACACTTCCTGGCAGTGAGTTTCTTTGGCTCCCATGGTGTTTTTGAAATACCTGAATTAGCTGCCAGTGTCTACATTtgagatatttcacataaaattcCTGATTTCCAACTTCCCTTGACAAATCAGAAGACCAGGAGACACCGGGCTCTTGATTCCAGGTGACACAAGCAGCTAGGGTGGACTCGCGCTGCGCTTCAGGCGGAGtaccccaggccccacccctccccgcTGCCTCACCCCCGAGGCCAGGGTCAGCGACCAAGGGCCTCCACACTTCCAGGACAGTCTGTCTTATACTGGTCCATCTCATTCAGTTTTACCACCTGCCTGGTCATATAAATGGGTTTGTATGTTAAGGCAAATCTTTATTTTGGGTTTTAGCAACTGCTGGGGGTTTTATGATTCCCACGCTGGAGAGCTGCTTGCTCTCAAAGAGACCACAGCATCGAAGGCGTAAAAAGATTCCTCTCCCCACACTGGAGTTCTGAAAACCCAAGGAGCAGCATTCTCGAACAGTTCCAAGAGTGATTCTGCagtggaagggaggcaggaaaaacTCGACTCTTTACTATAAACTGTCACATTAAAGAGTCGGAGGCCCAGGATGCCTTGGCGTCCCTTCCCTCCACTCTGGACTCATTCAGTACAGCGCTGACCTCCCACTTCTTCCTCGGGCCACACCCTCTGCACCAGGGCCCATGACTGCTCCACCACGCAGCACGCCATCCCCACACATCTCAACACTCTCCTCGGCTTCTCCTTCAGCCTAAAAACTGCCTACAGACTCCTCTACAtaccacacacccacacccacacccacccccatccaaatacaaaccaaaacaaacgaaaaaaccaAGCAGAAAAACCTTTTCTGTGGCCCTACTCTCGTGTGACTACAACAGTCCCTGGATGGTCGCCAATGCCTCCTGATCGCCCAGTCCAGAGGATATTTttcattcctcttctttcctGGGTGTCCGGGTGCttctccctccagctccaggaTGCGCTCTCCTGGGTCTCCCTTACCCCTCCGGCCGCTCCCCAACACCTTTCTTGCTGTGAGCCCCTCAGTGGTCAGCGCCCACCGGGCCTCCTCTCCTGGTCATCTTTCCTGGGATGTCTGGCCCATTTCTGTTGATGGAACCAACACATGAAGGATGAAGACTTCCGTTTTTATCTCCCATCTGACCTCTAACCCTGGctttagattttatttctccttgtctTCTGGCCACAGTTACCTGGGCTGTCCTACTGGAATTGTTAACCTGTTCTGGCCAAAAGCAGACCTCACCACCCTCGCCACAAACCCGCTCCTCTCTCCAGCGCCCGTCTCCATGCTGGCACCTCGGGCCGGCACTCCGCAGCTCCCACTGTCCCTCCACCGACCCCTCCCATCACTCTATCACTTCATCGGCTCCCCCTCTCCAGTTTCTGCCCTGGCCCATCCTCCACAAGGCTTCTAATGTTGGCCCCACATAAAACGTATCTCCATCACTTGTTTTTGTGTTGGCTCCCTCACCATCTGAAACCACCGTCGAGAACCTTCAGCAGAGCAGGCCCGGCCTTGTGTGGTCTGAGCCCAGCTCACCTGCCAGCAGCTCTACCACATGCACGGAGCTCAGTGCTGACCGCTAAGGCTCTGCACCTCTGTCCGCTGGTCGCTCCTGCCTCGATGTCCTTCCCAAACCTACCGTCCCCAGCACCTGAAAACTCGCACCCATGCTTCCACCAAGGGTGCAAACGCTGCCTCTCTCACCACCTTCCCTGGCTAGCTTCTGCAGACCCGACGCCTGCCCTGCCGGGTCAAGgtccctcctgcctgccctcaTAGGAGCCCTGACACCTTCAGTGGGCTGTCTCCACGTGGCAGGGTGATGTCTGCTCACCTGCCAGATCCCCGGGATGGAGCCTCTGGGAGAGAGGAGCACGTGCTCATGGGGGCCCAAGGGACGTCTGTCACACGAGTGGCTAACAAAATCTCGGAGATATGTGACTTTTCTGTAGGTCATCGAGCCTTAGTGAGATGTACTAATGCCGCTCAGAGCTGGGGGCCCCGGGCTTCTTGGGGAACCAGACTTGACGGGGCCAGGATGTGCCAGCGGGGTGTGCACCTCAGGAAGGAATGCATGGAGGCTCCTACGCTCAAACTGGGAGGAGGGATGCGATGCCTCACATCCTGATGTTAACTCCCAGCGCACTCCGCGGTAGACTCCTACATAAGTCAGAGCACGTGAGCACACCCCGAGAGCGTCCCGGGGCGGGGCCCGTTACCTGAAGGACTGCACTTGCCGAGGCACCTTCCGGCTCTGTTCCCGGAGGCGGCACACGTCCTTGGAGACTTGCCTCATCAGTTTCTCCGCGTTCAAACCGTGCTTCTGCTCTTCTTTTGACTGCTCAGCCTGGCAAAGGGaacaaaagcacaaaaatccCACAAAACATTAATCACAAATTCCTCAAGACATGCTACACAGCTCCAAAGACCGTGGGCTAGAGACAGGAGGGCAACTGATGAAGTGGGCATCTTGTGTCACCATCAGGGACGACACACACATGCTGTATTTGTGCTGCTGTGGGGTGGTCATTGCTTCAGGGCCAAGTTTGTTCtactgcattaaaaaaatcttattacagaggccagcccagtggtgcaacggttaagtgcgcacgttccgcgttggcggcccagggttccctggttcagattccaggtgcggacatggcactgcttggtaagccatgctgcggtaggcatcccacatataaagtagaggaagatgggcacggatgctagctcagggccaggcttcctcagcaaaaaaagaggaggattggcagcagatgttagctcagggctaatgctcctcaaaaaaaaaaaaacaatcttatTACATAGAGAGTATGTGATCATTTTATCACATCTAGAAAACCTAAGAaccctcaaaaaagaaattaaaagctaCTTTTAGCACCGCGTCCAAGAAATATCTACTGTTCACATTTGGGCGAATACACTTTCAAcctcttattcatcttttcaaccgttttttttctatctgtcttagccatttaaaaatgtttactgaagTAGAATTTTCATACCAAAAAGTGCACATAAGAGTACAGCTCAAAGAACTTGCACAAACTGAGCACACCCATGTACCCAGtaccagatgaagaaacaggacaTCCCTAGTCCTGAGCCTCCTTAGCTGGTTCCAGGAACCACCGCCAAGCGTTACCAGCATTCTGACTTCCACCTTAGGGAGAAGGTAACTGTTGCCTGTTTTATCCTTAATATAAACGGAAGAGTACAGGAGGGACTCTTAGGGTCTGACTTCTTTCGCTCAGCCGTACATTTATGAGAATCACATACGCTGCTGCATGCAGTTGTACTTGGTTTTACTCACTGCTGTATAACATTCCATGGTGGGACTGGACCACAATCTTTTATCTGTGCtattgttgatggatatttgggtaccttgcatcaactttttttttttgaggaagattagccctgagctaacatctgctgctaatcctcctcttttttcgctgaggaagactggccctgagctaacacctgtgcccatcttcctctactttatatgtgggacgcctgtcacagcatggcttgccaagcggtgcgtaggtccacacctgggatccaaaccgaaGAAACTTGGggtgccaaagcggaacgtgtgcacttaaccactgtgaacTGGGCTGGTCCTgcatgaacatattttaaaaataaaaatgaataatacataCTGTATTAAAGGTTCCTTTTTCATTTCACTGATTCATTAATCcaatcaacaaatgtttgtcGATTGTCTTCTAAAGAAAGGTGGGTCAGTTTGTGGTGAAAAGCACAAACTCTGGAACCTtgttgcctgggttcaaattccacctctgacacttactagctgtgtgaatctgggcaagttgcttgatctccctgtgccttagtttcttcatttgtacacTGGGAATAAGTACTTATTTACATTTACTTACATTTAAAGGGTTGTGAAGTTTCAATGAGTTAATACACCTACAGTATCGAGAGCAGTACCCCACACAGCATTAAATGGACTATTCCAGTGTTCAGCTATTGCTGCTGTTTAcgctacatgccaggcactgtaccaggAGCTGGGAGACAGTCGTGAACAGGACAGAGGAGGTCCAGGGGGAGAGAGAAACAACAGCAAAGACTAGAAATTGTTTAATAATTACTGAAAGTTAACactatattgtaaatattttcctaggTTAACAAATCTTCTTCCTCAccattaacttttttaaaaaatagactttatttttaagagtagttttaggttcacagcaaactGAGtaaaaggtacagagatttcccatacgcCCCCTATCCTCACCCCGCACAGACTCCCCCAGTATCAACGTCACTCGCTGGAGTGGCACGTTTGTTACAAGTGATTAACCCACACATGTCATCATCGCCCCAAgcccacagtttacattaggcttCATTCTCGGCGTTGGACCGTCTACGAGTTTGCATACATGCATACTGACATGCGCCACTATTCGAGTGCCCCGTAGAACCGTTTCACT comes from the Equus asinus isolate D_3611 breed Donkey chromosome 27, EquAss-T2T_v2, whole genome shotgun sequence genome and includes:
- the CLDN22 gene encoding claudin-22, which gives rise to MAVVVRTVAQLAGLSLSLLGWVLSCLTNYLPQWKNLNLDLNEMENWTMGLWQTCVIQEEVGMQCKDFDSFLALPAELRGSRILMFLSNGLGLLGLLVSGFGLDCLRIGERQPACKKRLLILGGLLFWTAGITTVVPVSWVAHLIVREFWDETIPEIVPRWEFGEALFLGWFAGFSLLLGGCLLHCAACSTQAPPALGHHAVAEMQYPHQHLEMKNAHLEI
- the LOC106830069 gene encoding putative claudin-24, whose product is MALVFRVVMQFVGLSLSLLGWVLSIITTYLPYWKNLNLDLNEMENWTMGLWQTCVIQEEVGMQCKDFDSFLALPAELRGSRILMFLSNGLGLLGLLVSGFGLDCLRIGERQPACKKRLLILGGLLFWTAGITTVVPVSWVAHLIVREFWDETIPEIVPRWEFGEALFLGWFAGFSLLLGGCLLHCAACSTPAPPASGHYAVAEMHSPYLENGTADPKV